The Cuculus canorus isolate bCucCan1 chromosome 5, bCucCan1.pri, whole genome shotgun sequence genome window below encodes:
- the BMF gene encoding bcl-2-modifying factor isoform X2 produces MTATGIFTQNQSYSCLLGRFQLFPLTHCCGPGIRHPEQQDKATQTLSPSSSSQDVMLPCGVTEEPRRLFYGNAGYRLHVPPVGFALDPHLQEEPQEGQREARAEVQIARKLQCIADQFHRLHIQRHQQNRNQVWWQLFLFLHNLALNAEANRNHTGQR; encoded by the exons ATGACTGCAACTGGCATTTTCACACAGAACCAGTCCTACAGCTGCCTTCTGGGGAGGTTTCAACTATTCCCCCTCACACACTGCTGTGGTCCCGGTATCAGGCATCCTGAGCAGCAGGACAAGGCAACTCAAACACTCAGCCCGTCCTCTTCCAGTCAGGATGTTATGTTGCCTTGTGGAGTCACTGAAGAGCCCCGGAGACTCTTCTATG GGAATGCTGGTTACCGTTTACATGTCCCTCCAGTTGGCTTTGCATTGGATCCTCACCTCCAAGAGGAGCCTCAGGAAGGTCAGAGGGAAGCACGTGCCGAGGTGCAGATTGCACGGAAGTTGCAGTGCATTGCTGACCAGTTCCACCGGCTCCACATACAGAGG CATCAGCAGAATAGAAATCAAGTGTGGTGgcagctttttctcttcctacacAACTTGGCCTTAAATGCGGAGGCGAACAGGAACCACACTGGGCAGAGGTGA
- the BMF gene encoding bcl-2-modifying factor isoform X1 has protein sequence MDRPSYLEEEYSSLDGLDDDVFHSDDFGLAGQPGEMTATGIFTQNQSYSCLLGRFQLFPLTHCCGPGIRHPEQQDKATQTLSPSSSSQDVMLPCGVTEEPRRLFYGNAGYRLHVPPVGFALDPHLQEEPQEGQREARAEVQIARKLQCIADQFHRLHIQRHQQNRNQVWWQLFLFLHNLALNAEANRNHTGQR, from the exons ATGGACCGCCCCAGCTACCTGGAAGAGGAGTATTCTAGCCTGGATGGGCTGGACGATGACGTGTTTCACTCTGATGACTTTGGACTTGCAGGTCAGCCTGGTGAGATGACTGCAACTGGCATTTTCACACAGAACCAGTCCTACAGCTGCCTTCTGGGGAGGTTTCAACTATTCCCCCTCACACACTGCTGTGGTCCCGGTATCAGGCATCCTGAGCAGCAGGACAAGGCAACTCAAACACTCAGCCCGTCCTCTTCCAGTCAGGATGTTATGTTGCCTTGTGGAGTCACTGAAGAGCCCCGGAGACTCTTCTATG GGAATGCTGGTTACCGTTTACATGTCCCTCCAGTTGGCTTTGCATTGGATCCTCACCTCCAAGAGGAGCCTCAGGAAGGTCAGAGGGAAGCACGTGCCGAGGTGCAGATTGCACGGAAGTTGCAGTGCATTGCTGACCAGTTCCACCGGCTCCACATACAGAGG CATCAGCAGAATAGAAATCAAGTGTGGTGgcagctttttctcttcctacacAACTTGGCCTTAAATGCGGAGGCGAACAGGAACCACACTGGGCAGAGGTGA